Proteins encoded within one genomic window of Candidatus Sericytochromatia bacterium:
- a CDS encoding bifunctional homocysteine S-methyltransferase/methylenetetrahydrofolate reductase has product MRDARDFLLDPDRVALFDGAMGTMLYAQGVYINQCFDELTLRSPDLVREVHTAYVQAGAQVIETNTFGATRFKLGNYGLAHQVAALNERAAQLAREAAGERAWVAGAIGPLGIRLEPYGPTSLEEAQAAYREAAQALAAGGVDMFVLETFQDLAEILQAIAAVRSVSALPIIAQMTVNEDGLTAFGTEPAHFVKALDRAGADVIGLNCSVGPATMLSVLETMAGATQKKLSAQPNAGLPRDVMGRQIYMASPEYMAKHAKRLLASGARVIGGCCGTTPEHIRLMADALRAQTGGRIQLAPGQATAATGPLPAAGSLASLTPAETPLADRSRFAAKLAAGEFVTSVEIVPPKGSDATQLGEQARFLRTAGVDAINVPDGPRAQSRMSALAASLLIEREGIEAVVHYCCRDRNLLGMQSDLLGAAALGLRNLLLITGDPPKMGPYPQATAVFDIDAIGLTNLAKRLNQGLDLGGNPVGSQTSFLLGVGVNPGALDLEHELRRFHWKVEAGAQYAITQPVFDTAQLLRFIERIQAMGCQIPIIAGIWPLTSYRNAEFMSNEVPGVVVPPAILARMKAAPDAEAARQEGLAIAREMLAEVRGAIQGVQVSAPFGRVALALDVMRDVLPSPAHAAS; this is encoded by the coding sequence ATGCGTGACGCCCGCGATTTCCTGCTCGACCCTGACCGTGTCGCCCTGTTCGACGGGGCCATGGGCACCATGCTGTACGCCCAGGGGGTGTACATCAACCAGTGCTTCGACGAGCTGACGCTGCGCAGCCCGGACCTGGTCCGCGAGGTCCACACGGCCTACGTGCAGGCCGGCGCGCAGGTGATCGAAACCAACACCTTCGGCGCGACGCGCTTCAAGCTCGGCAATTACGGCCTGGCCCATCAGGTGGCCGCCCTGAATGAACGCGCCGCACAGCTGGCCCGCGAGGCCGCCGGCGAACGCGCCTGGGTGGCCGGGGCGATCGGGCCGCTCGGCATCCGGCTGGAGCCCTATGGCCCCACCTCGCTGGAGGAGGCCCAGGCGGCCTATCGCGAGGCGGCCCAGGCGCTGGCGGCGGGCGGCGTCGACATGTTCGTGCTGGAGACCTTCCAGGACCTGGCCGAGATCCTGCAGGCGATCGCCGCCGTGCGCTCGGTCTCCGCCCTGCCGATCATCGCCCAGATGACCGTCAACGAGGACGGCCTGACCGCCTTCGGCACCGAACCGGCCCATTTCGTGAAGGCGCTGGACCGGGCCGGGGCCGATGTGATCGGACTCAACTGCTCGGTCGGGCCGGCCACCATGCTGAGCGTGCTGGAGACCATGGCCGGCGCGACGCAGAAGAAGCTCTCGGCCCAGCCCAACGCCGGCCTGCCGCGCGACGTCATGGGCCGGCAAATTTACATGGCGAGTCCCGAGTACATGGCCAAACACGCCAAGCGCCTGCTGGCCAGCGGCGCCCGCGTGATCGGCGGCTGCTGCGGCACCACGCCCGAACACATCCGCCTGATGGCCGACGCCCTGCGGGCCCAGACCGGCGGCCGCATCCAGCTCGCCCCAGGCCAGGCAACCGCCGCCACCGGCCCCTTGCCGGCGGCTGGCAGTCTAGCCAGCCTCACGCCGGCCGAGACACCGCTGGCGGACCGCTCCCGCTTCGCGGCCAAGCTGGCCGCGGGCGAGTTCGTCACCAGCGTGGAAATCGTGCCGCCCAAGGGCAGTGACGCGACCCAGCTGGGTGAGCAGGCCCGCTTTCTGCGCACGGCCGGTGTCGATGCCATCAACGTGCCGGACGGCCCGCGCGCCCAGAGCCGCATGAGCGCCCTGGCCGCCAGCCTGCTGATCGAACGGGAAGGCATCGAGGCGGTGGTGCACTACTGCTGCCGGGACCGCAACCTGCTCGGCATGCAGAGCGACCTGCTCGGCGCGGCCGCGCTGGGCCTGCGCAACCTGCTCCTGATCACCGGGGATCCGCCCAAGATGGGCCCCTACCCGCAGGCCACGGCCGTCTTCGACATCGACGCGATCGGCCTCACCAACCTGGCCAAGCGCCTCAATCAGGGGCTCGACCTGGGTGGCAACCCGGTCGGCAGCCAGACCTCCTTCCTGCTGGGCGTGGGGGTGAACCCGGGTGCGCTGGATCTCGAGCACGAGCTGCGTCGCTTCCACTGGAAGGTTGAAGCCGGCGCCCAGTATGCGATCACCCAGCCCGTCTTCGACACGGCGCAGCTGCTCCGCTTCATCGAACGCATCCAGGCGATGGGCTGCCAGATCCCGATCATTGCGGGTATCTGGCCTCTGACCAGCTACCGCAACGCCGAATTCATGAGCAACGAGGTGCCAGGCGTGGTGGTGCCCCCCGCGATCCTGGCCCGCATGAAGGCAGCGCCGGATGCCGAAGCAGCCCGCCAGGAGGGACTGGCGATCGCCCGCGAGATGCTGGCCGAGGTGCGCGGCGCGATCCAAGGCGTCCAGGTCTCCGCGCCGTTCGGCCGCGTGGCGCTGGCCCTCGACGTGATGCGCGATGTCCTGCCGTCGCCCGCTCACGCCGCCTCCTGA
- a CDS encoding CxxC-x17-CxxC domain-containing protein, which yields MLYTDQIIACSDCGTEFTFSAKEQEFFAQKGFTSIPKRCKPCRNARKTQGPSRSEDGGRGGYGGGSGYGGGGYGGGGYGGGGGGFGSQRPREMHTVVCAQCGVETQVPFKPRGDRPVYCRSCFQK from the coding sequence ATGCTCTACACGGATCAAATCATCGCCTGCTCGGACTGCGGCACCGAGTTCACCTTCTCCGCCAAGGAGCAGGAATTCTTCGCGCAAAAGGGCTTCACCAGCATCCCCAAGCGCTGCAAGCCCTGTCGCAACGCCCGCAAGACGCAAGGACCCTCGCGCTCGGAGGATGGCGGCCGCGGTGGCTATGGCGGCGGGAGTGGCTATGGCGGCGGAGGCTACGGGGGCGGCGGGTATGGCGGCGGCGGCGGTGGCTTCGGCTCCCAGCGCCCCCGCGAGATGCACACGGTGGTCTGCGCGCAGTGCGGCGTGGAGACCCAGGTGCCCTTCAAGCCGCGCGGCGATCGCCCCGTCTATTGCCGCAGCTGCTTCCAGAAGTAA